The following proteins come from a genomic window of Thermoproteus sp.:
- a CDS encoding retroviral-like aspartic protease family protein, which produces MGHIWVKVRLRNPWKGLEWEGEALIDTRATRTSIPTAVAKELGLEKIRDVEVTTAAGAAKAWLAYVEVELLGDRTIDRAVVLDGLEHVLIGVLTLESLDLKVDPRTGRLEKSKILVL; this is translated from the coding sequence GTGGGACACATATGGGTCAAGGTGAGGCTTAGAAATCCGTGGAAGGGCCTAGAGTGGGAGGGAGAGGCTTTAATAGACACCAGGGCCACTAGGACGAGCATACCTACTGCGGTGGCCAAGGAGCTGGGCTTGGAGAAGATTAGAGACGTTGAGGTAACCACGGCGGCGGGCGCGGCCAAGGCGTGGCTGGCGTACGTAGAGGTCGAGCTACTGGGCGATAGGACGATAGACAGAGCCGTAGTGCTAGACGGTTTAGAACACGTGCTCATCGGCGTGTTGACGCTAGAGTCCCTCGACCTAAAGGTAGACCCCAGGACGGGAAGGCTCGAAAAGAGCAAAATACTCGTGCTGTAG
- a CDS encoding NUDIX domain-containing protein yields MASLPGPQSRRPCHVVASHLFLVEGGRILLLKRRNTGYFDGYYSVPAGHVEEGEDAVQTVIREAREEVGITLKEVEFAYVMHRFEGHYRVDFFFKALRYDGAPTNAEPSKAEEVAFYPVDSLPDNVVPYVKKAIVDYFIYGKKFGRFFL; encoded by the coding sequence GTGGCCAGCCTGCCCGGGCCGCAGAGTAGGCGACCTTGCCACGTGGTGGCTTCCCACTTGTTTCTGGTGGAGGGGGGCCGCATCTTGCTGTTGAAGAGGCGCAACACTGGCTATTTCGACGGCTACTACAGCGTGCCGGCCGGCCACGTGGAGGAGGGGGAGGACGCCGTGCAGACGGTGATTAGAGAGGCTAGGGAGGAGGTCGGCATTACTCTGAAAGAGGTTGAGTTCGCCTATGTGATGCACCGCTTCGAGGGCCACTATAGGGTGGACTTCTTCTTCAAGGCGTTGAGGTACGACGGCGCTCCCACAAATGCCGAGCCTTCTAAAGCCGAGGAGGTGGCCTTCTACCCCGTCGACTCGTTGCCCGACAACGTGGTGCCCTACGTCAAGAAGGCCATTGTCGACTACTTCATATATGGGAAGAAGTTCGGCAGGTTTTTCCTATAA
- a CDS encoding PaREP1 family protein gives MGVREGVKLYNFDGVDDVVTLSPVLAEFLRKAAGGRDLELFLADLLAQSLDPPRRVELYLRLYEKYLADAEELYSKGDLPQAGEKYWGAVTALLNAIAEIRGAPHYSHRDYAELIGQLYEETGDKELVMWFRMAEGLHANFYHNFMKAKEFELHRDAVLKLVERLKGFLAA, from the coding sequence GTGGGAGTACGTGAAGGCGTCAAGCTTTATAACTTCGATGGGGTAGATGACGTGGTTACTTTGTCCCCCGTGTTGGCCGAGTTTTTGAGGAAGGCGGCTGGGGGAAGGGACTTGGAGCTCTTCCTCGCGGACCTGTTGGCGCAGAGCCTAGACCCCCCGCGGAGGGTCGAGCTCTACCTAAGGCTCTACGAGAAGTATCTGGCGGATGCGGAGGAGCTGTACTCAAAGGGCGACTTGCCGCAAGCCGGCGAGAAGTACTGGGGGGCGGTCACGGCTCTGTTAAACGCCATAGCGGAAATCCGCGGCGCTCCCCACTACAGCCATAGAGACTACGCCGAGCTGATAGGCCAGCTGTACGAAGAGACAGGAGACAAGGAGTTAGTCATGTGGTTCAGAATGGCGGAGGGCCTACACGCCAACTTCTACCACAACTTCATGAAGGCAAAAGAATTTGAGCTACACCGCGACGCCGTCTTGAAGCTAGTAGAGAGACTAAAAGGCTTTCTAGCCGCGTAG
- a CDS encoding chloride channel protein, translating to MNYAIKWLLYGVIIGVVAGLSALLFHFTVSLIADVFASITGFSPTSPNVHGVRYWLTPIAVAAGAFASGLLVYTFVGSSEELGINAMIEAYHKRRGEVGVKVPILGWLASALTIGFGGSVGSEAPMATLSGGLTSLLMSKLGADDADRRTAFAAALGVGIGAILKAPVGGAILSAEILYRRDVEWAVLYPSLVASSIAYVIYSSVTGFGPLLGNYNAAVSVYEQPLFIAVGAVDGLMARLYVYSLHKSHEWFKALRINNYAKPLVGGLVVGSMGLIAPEVLGEGLSWAKVALSGRLDGFVVLGLPAAGAVLAVLLVLLPFLKVVATALTVNSGAAGGIFVPGLAVGAFLGLDMGLLFRLAFPGVVGDVVPFVVASMLAMFGVASRAPLAVTAMVLEMTNDYRAVIGALLALAVAYVVIGDETVFPAQPASKLAETPKALPTELF from the coding sequence ATGAATTACGCCATTAAGTGGCTCCTTTACGGCGTCATTATTGGCGTAGTCGCGGGGCTTTCAGCGCTTTTGTTTCACTTCACCGTGTCGCTCATAGCCGACGTCTTCGCGTCGATCACAGGCTTCTCGCCGACGAGCCCCAACGTCCACGGCGTCAGGTACTGGTTGACGCCGATCGCGGTGGCCGCAGGGGCCTTCGCGTCGGGCCTCTTGGTCTATACGTTCGTGGGAAGTTCTGAGGAGTTGGGCATAAACGCGATGATAGAGGCGTACCATAAGCGTCGAGGCGAGGTGGGCGTTAAAGTGCCCATATTGGGCTGGTTGGCCTCGGCGCTAACTATAGGATTCGGCGGCTCGGTAGGTAGCGAGGCGCCTATGGCTACGCTATCCGGCGGCCTCACATCGTTGCTAATGTCCAAGCTGGGCGCCGATGATGCCGATAGGAGGACGGCGTTCGCGGCGGCCTTAGGCGTCGGCATAGGCGCGATACTGAAGGCGCCGGTCGGCGGCGCCATACTCTCCGCGGAGATCCTCTATAGGCGCGACGTGGAGTGGGCCGTCCTATACCCGTCGTTGGTCGCCTCGTCGATAGCCTATGTAATCTACTCTTCGGTCACGGGGTTCGGGCCTCTGCTCGGCAATTACAACGCGGCCGTGAGCGTTTACGAGCAACCGCTCTTCATCGCCGTCGGCGCCGTCGATGGGCTCATGGCGAGGCTCTACGTATACTCACTACATAAATCCCACGAATGGTTTAAGGCGTTGAGGATCAATAATTACGCCAAACCGCTCGTCGGAGGGCTGGTCGTCGGGTCGATGGGCCTTATAGCCCCTGAGGTTCTAGGCGAGGGGCTGAGTTGGGCGAAGGTAGCCCTTTCGGGCCGTCTAGACGGCTTCGTGGTGTTGGGCTTGCCGGCCGCTGGCGCGGTCCTGGCCGTATTGCTTGTGCTACTGCCCTTCCTGAAGGTCGTCGCCACGGCGCTCACCGTAAACTCGGGGGCGGCCGGCGGTATTTTTGTGCCCGGCCTAGCGGTCGGCGCGTTCCTTGGGCTCGACATGGGCCTATTGTTCCGCCTAGCGTTCCCCGGAGTCGTGGGCGACGTAGTTCCGTTCGTCGTGGCCAGCATGCTCGCTATGTTCGGAGTCGCGTCTAGGGCCCCGCTGGCCGTCACCGCGATGGTCCTCGAGATGACGAACGACTACCGTGCAGTTATAGGCGCGTTGTTGGCTCTGGCCGTCGCCTACGTGGTGATCGGCGACGAGACGGTATTCCCGGCCCAACCGGCGAGTAAGCTAGCTGAAACGCCGAAGGCCTTACCTACAGAGCTCTTTTAG
- a CDS encoding CBS domain-containing protein: MKVRDLIRRPPITIPRDATLLDAADALTRHGVGALVVVDREKPDVPVAVLSERDIVRAISARLPLSTPVEAFMSTSLITIDANEPLTRAAELMWMYNIRHLVVMDGGRMVGVISIRDIVNPQRLKELCR, from the coding sequence ATGAAGGTGCGGGATCTAATAAGGAGGCCCCCCATAACGATACCGCGCGACGCCACACTACTCGACGCGGCGGATGCGCTGACGAGGCATGGAGTCGGCGCGTTGGTGGTAGTCGACAGAGAGAAGCCAGACGTGCCAGTGGCCGTACTGTCGGAGCGCGACATAGTGAGGGCTATAAGCGCCAGACTGCCCCTATCGACGCCCGTCGAGGCCTTCATGTCGACAAGCCTTATAACCATAGACGCTAACGAGCCGCTGACGAGGGCCGCGGAGCTCATGTGGATGTACAACATAAGGCACTTAGTCGTTATGGACGGCGGGCGGATGGTCGGAGTTATATCCATAAGGGACATAGTAAATCCGCAGAGGCTAAAAGAGCTCTGTAGGTAA
- a CDS encoding CBS domain-containing protein, with protein sequence MSHVGDYIKGPPVTLGRDATAQQAAELMAERNIGSVVIVDEEGRPLGIITERDIVRAAARGALGAKALEVGTSGNLLTASRNDDIYEALRKMRERRVRHLIVVDEKGRAVGVISIRDLLEDRALRSLGDRVWWPPPEE encoded by the coding sequence ATGTCGCACGTCGGCGATTACATAAAGGGTCCCCCCGTGACGCTAGGCAGAGACGCCACGGCGCAACAAGCGGCGGAGCTCATGGCCGAGAGGAATATAGGCTCTGTGGTCATAGTGGACGAGGAGGGGAGGCCGTTGGGCATAATCACTGAGCGCGATATAGTTAGGGCCGCCGCCAGAGGGGCGTTGGGCGCCAAGGCGCTTGAGGTCGGCACAAGCGGCAATTTGCTAACGGCCTCCCGCAACGACGATATATACGAGGCCTTGAGGAAGATGAGAGAAAGGAGGGTTAGGCACCTGATAGTAGTAGACGAGAAGGGGAGGGCCGTGGGGGTAATCTCGATTAGAGACCTTCTGGAGGACAGAGCCTTGAGGTCCCTCGGAGATAGGGTATGGTGGCCGCCGCCGGAGGAATGA
- the ppcA gene encoding phosphoenolpyruvate carboxylase produces the protein MHIPRLMCTQHPDTTVKITAAEEVDEALVDYTAYGCDEVMVDYEGKMTPYGQPKEIVMKATKSGIPLGEKVYITVRLPNPKLEEFDRAVLSLEAAIVANYFSVKYADRQAVRWVVLPMVEDVDTVMLVRRMLKRKSEVYKSETGVDVGDVEVIPLLEDAFAQLKLKGILSEVFKGEEVRDVRVFLGKSDSAVRHGHLASALAITYALSKMGDIEAELGVKIRPILGMGSPPFRGALNNLRLAHLEVVQYAGYHTATIQSAVRYDVSLEEYQRVKESILNACCASKPKVPEEVLHIIQEASSRYRSLVTRYVDRLLEVARLVPSTRDRVSWKEYGRTLLGEGGVVNMPRAIVYTSAWYAMGLPPTLLDAPYLLELAKSDKLDVVFKTLPTYERELEYDLEFFDKTVAERYLDENITKSVLELADYLGLDVRPSPAYLALLRMPRSEPNIIALGKYRKFLG, from the coding sequence ATGCACATCCCGCGCCTGATGTGCACGCAACATCCCGACACCACAGTCAAGATCACTGCCGCTGAGGAGGTAGACGAGGCGCTGGTGGACTACACGGCCTATGGATGCGACGAAGTCATGGTGGACTACGAGGGGAAAATGACGCCCTATGGGCAACCCAAAGAGATCGTGATGAAGGCGACTAAGAGCGGGATCCCACTGGGCGAGAAGGTATATATAACCGTGAGGCTCCCCAACCCCAAACTGGAGGAGTTCGATAGGGCCGTGCTTTCGCTTGAGGCCGCCATAGTGGCCAACTACTTCTCGGTCAAGTACGCCGACAGGCAGGCCGTGAGGTGGGTGGTGCTCCCCATGGTCGAAGACGTCGACACCGTCATGTTGGTGAGGCGCATGTTAAAACGTAAAAGTGAGGTCTACAAGTCCGAGACGGGGGTGGACGTCGGCGATGTGGAGGTCATACCGTTGCTGGAGGACGCCTTCGCCCAGCTCAAACTGAAAGGCATCTTGAGCGAGGTCTTCAAGGGCGAGGAGGTGAGAGACGTGAGGGTGTTTTTGGGCAAGTCTGATTCGGCCGTCCGCCACGGCCATTTGGCCTCGGCCCTAGCCATAACCTACGCCCTCTCGAAGATGGGGGACATAGAGGCGGAGTTGGGGGTGAAGATAAGGCCCATATTGGGCATGGGGTCTCCGCCGTTCAGAGGCGCTCTGAACAATTTGAGGCTGGCGCATCTAGAGGTGGTCCAATACGCCGGCTACCACACGGCTACGATACAATCGGCTGTGAGGTACGACGTATCTCTTGAAGAATACCAGAGGGTCAAGGAGTCTATACTAAACGCTTGTTGCGCCTCCAAGCCCAAAGTGCCCGAGGAGGTCCTCCACATAATACAAGAGGCCTCGTCGAGATACCGTTCTCTCGTCACTAGGTATGTAGATAGGCTACTCGAAGTCGCGAGGCTGGTCCCCAGCACTAGAGATAGGGTCAGCTGGAAGGAGTACGGGAGGACTCTGTTGGGCGAGGGGGGCGTCGTCAACATGCCTAGAGCTATAGTGTACACCTCAGCTTGGTACGCCATGGGCCTGCCCCCCACCCTATTGGACGCCCCCTACCTCTTAGAGCTGGCTAAGTCCGACAAGTTGGACGTAGTCTTCAAGACGTTGCCCACATACGAGAGGGAGTTGGAATACGACTTGGAGTTCTTCGACAAGACCGTCGCGGAGAGGTACCTAGACGAGAACATAACTAAGTCCGTGTTGGAGCTCGCCGACTATTTGGGGCTCGACGTAAGGCCGAGCCCCGCCTACTTGGCGCTCTTGAGGATGCCTAGGAGCGAGCCGAACATAATTGCGTTGGGCAAATACCGCAAGTTCCTGGGGTGA
- a CDS encoding zinc-binding dehydrogenase: MKAAVLHAYNTPLEVREVDISGPHEGEVLLRVLSAGVCHSDLYVLEGATPVPPPLVPGHEAVAIVEEVGPSVEGLSPGDVVVTSFIWPCGRCRNCARGQENLCERFAEVRLKGVLLDGNTHLSINGSPLRVFLGGLWAEEAVVPASALAKLPKSLHGRPELAMLGCAFLTAYGAVVNSASVAPGDTVAVIGTGGVGLAAVQVARAMGARVIAIGRNPEKLKLARELGAEVVNTREVDAVKAVRDLTEGRGADVVIEAVGSEETVELAVESSAQGGRVVLVGLMAVGKKAPLHVARVVRGGISIVGSYGARPRVDLPKVVSLVEKGLLMPELLARDFYKLEEINQAVEALRSGRSIRPIVLIR; encoded by the coding sequence ATGAAGGCCGCCGTACTGCATGCATACAACACGCCCCTTGAGGTAAGGGAAGTGGATATAAGCGGCCCGCACGAAGGCGAGGTCCTCTTGAGGGTGCTCTCAGCTGGCGTATGTCACAGCGACCTCTACGTGTTGGAGGGAGCCACACCGGTCCCGCCCCCCTTGGTCCCAGGTCACGAGGCGGTTGCGATAGTGGAGGAGGTCGGTCCGTCCGTTGAGGGCCTCTCGCCCGGCGATGTGGTGGTCACCTCGTTCATATGGCCTTGCGGCCGATGTAGGAACTGCGCCAGGGGGCAAGAGAACCTGTGCGAGAGGTTCGCCGAGGTCCGACTTAAGGGGGTGCTCCTCGACGGGAATACCCACCTCAGCATCAACGGGTCGCCCCTCAGGGTCTTTCTCGGAGGGCTTTGGGCGGAGGAGGCCGTCGTGCCGGCGTCCGCATTGGCGAAATTGCCCAAATCGCTACATGGAAGGCCTGAGCTTGCCATGTTGGGTTGTGCCTTCCTGACGGCATATGGCGCTGTCGTCAATTCCGCCTCCGTCGCGCCGGGCGACACAGTGGCCGTGATAGGCACTGGAGGGGTGGGGCTGGCCGCCGTACAGGTCGCGAGGGCCATGGGCGCTAGGGTCATAGCTATAGGCAGGAACCCGGAGAAGTTAAAGCTGGCCAGAGAGCTGGGCGCAGAGGTGGTCAACACAAGGGAGGTAGACGCTGTGAAGGCCGTGAGGGATCTGACCGAGGGGAGGGGCGCCGATGTGGTCATAGAGGCGGTTGGGAGCGAGGAGACGGTGGAGCTCGCCGTGGAGTCGTCGGCGCAGGGAGGGCGGGTGGTCTTGGTCGGATTGATGGCCGTGGGCAAGAAGGCGCCGTTACATGTGGCCAGAGTGGTGCGAGGAGGCATATCAATCGTCGGGAGTTACGGCGCCAGGCCGCGGGTGGACCTGCCCAAAGTCGTATCCCTAGTGGAGAAAGGACTCTTAATGCCTGAGCTTTTGGCGAGAGACTTCTATAAGCTCGAGGAGATAAATCAAGCAGTCGAGGCGTTGAGGAGTGGGCGGTCCATAAGGCCGATAGTGCTCATAAGGTGA
- a CDS encoding FAD-dependent oxidoreductase: MARRRIVVVGGGAAGATAASKAKRVDPSAEVILVEASPYITHAPCAVPYALMGRIRPYLYTPDQFAAEKGVRVYANTTAEASEGNRIRLRGAHNGVLEWDFLIIATGASPRPLNVEGIDLKGVYVIHHPAGLEAIREGLLGAERVVVVGGGYVGLETAEALLSAGKKVVVVESGRWLLGRTLDADMARLVNEYFSVAGGELRLGETLLRIGGNGRVEYVETSGGRVEADAVVLAVGVKPNVELAVALGAKLGETGAVWTDRYLETSMPNVYAAGDVAETTHAVTRRPVWIPLAPYANKMGYVAGFNAGYGEKRLEFPPVVGVSVTKFFDMYIGKAGLSEEEARRAGLNVRSAVAVARDRAPFMQESRELHVKAVASGDILVGVEVVGRTPYVAAVVDMAAQLIGKPIPSVILAEYSYMPHTGPVWHPLISAARMLD, encoded by the coding sequence ATGGCGAGACGGCGTATAGTGGTCGTAGGCGGCGGCGCGGCGGGCGCCACCGCAGCCTCTAAGGCCAAACGCGTAGATCCGTCAGCGGAGGTGATTTTAGTCGAGGCGAGTCCCTACATAACCCACGCCCCCTGCGCCGTTCCCTACGCCTTGATGGGGCGCATAAGGCCGTACTTATATACGCCGGACCAATTCGCGGCAGAGAAGGGAGTTAGGGTATATGCCAATACGACGGCTGAGGCCTCTGAGGGCAATAGGATAAGGCTGAGGGGCGCCCACAATGGCGTGTTGGAGTGGGACTTTCTAATAATAGCTACGGGAGCCAGCCCGCGGCCTCTAAATGTGGAGGGGATAGATCTGAAGGGGGTATATGTGATACACCACCCAGCGGGGCTGGAGGCGATCAGGGAGGGTCTCCTAGGCGCCGAGAGGGTCGTTGTAGTCGGCGGGGGATATGTGGGTCTTGAGACTGCAGAGGCTTTGCTCTCAGCCGGCAAGAAGGTCGTCGTGGTGGAGTCAGGCAGGTGGCTTCTAGGCAGGACGCTAGATGCCGACATGGCCCGGCTCGTGAATGAGTACTTCTCGGTAGCGGGCGGGGAGCTCAGATTAGGCGAGACGTTGTTGAGAATCGGGGGCAACGGGCGCGTCGAGTACGTAGAGACCTCTGGCGGGCGCGTCGAGGCCGATGCGGTTGTTCTCGCAGTTGGCGTTAAGCCCAACGTCGAGCTGGCGGTGGCGCTCGGGGCGAAGTTAGGCGAGACAGGCGCCGTGTGGACCGACCGATACCTCGAGACGTCCATGCCCAACGTATATGCCGCTGGCGATGTCGCGGAGACCACACACGCAGTGACTAGACGGCCGGTCTGGATCCCGCTGGCTCCCTACGCCAACAAGATGGGGTACGTGGCGGGCTTCAACGCAGGTTATGGGGAGAAGAGGTTGGAGTTCCCGCCGGTTGTCGGCGTCTCCGTCACTAAATTCTTCGATATGTATATAGGCAAGGCCGGCTTAAGCGAGGAGGAGGCCAGGAGGGCAGGGCTCAACGTGAGGTCCGCCGTGGCGGTCGCGCGGGATAGGGCACCCTTCATGCAGGAATCCAGAGAGCTACACGTGAAGGCGGTGGCTTCTGGCGACATCCTCGTGGGGGTTGAAGTCGTGGGGCGCACGCCCTATGTCGCCGCCGTGGTCGATATGGCGGCGCAACTAATCGGAAAGCCGATACCTTCGGTGATCCTAGCAGAGTACTCGTATATGCCTCATACAGGTCCGGTGTGGCATCCCCTCATATCGGCCGCCAGGATGCTGGACTGA
- a CDS encoding 2Fe-2S iron-sulfur cluster-binding protein → MKYRVTIRRSKDGVQYDQTYHIDANPKTTVLDLLLTIREDLDGTIAFRYACRMGVCGACAVKINGTPKLACTTKLMDLNTMDIYIEPISDKNIIKDLVVDLNK, encoded by the coding sequence ATGAAGTATAGAGTAACTATAAGGCGGTCTAAAGACGGCGTCCAGTACGACCAGACGTACCACATAGACGCCAACCCCAAAACCACCGTGTTGGACCTGTTGTTGACTATACGTGAAGATCTAGACGGCACAATAGCGTTTAGATATGCATGTAGGATGGGCGTATGCGGCGCATGCGCTGTCAAGATAAATGGGACGCCAAAGCTGGCGTGCACCACTAAGCTTATGGATCTAAACACCATGGATATATATATAGAACCTATTAGCGATAAAAATATAATTAAAGATCTTGTAGTTGATTTAAATAAATAG